Proteins co-encoded in one Callospermophilus lateralis isolate mCalLat2 chromosome 2, mCalLat2.hap1, whole genome shotgun sequence genomic window:
- the Idnk gene encoding putative gluconokinase isoform X1, with protein MAAPGALLVMGVSGSGKSTVGALLASELGWKFYDADDYHPKENRMKMEKGIPLNDQDRIPWLCNLHDILLRDVTSGQHVVLACSALKKTYRDILIRGKNGVPLKSGESREEEKPAEVQLLVVHLSGSFEVISGRLHQRKEHFMPPALLQSQFDTLEPPSPPENFIQISVDKSLSEIIAVIMETLKMK; from the exons ATGGCGGCGCCCGGCGCGCTGCTCGTGATGGGCGTGAGCGGCTCTGGAAA ATCAACAGTGGGCGCCCTGCTGGCATCCGAG CTGGGATGGAAATTCTATGATGCAGATGACTATCATCCAAAGGAAAATCGAATGAAGATGGAGAAAGGGATACCATTGAATGACCAG GACAGGATTCCATGGCTTTGCAATTTGCATGACATTTTACTAAG AGATGTAACCTCAGGACAGCATGTGGTTCTAGCCtgttcagccttaaagaaaacaTACAGAGACATCTTAATTCGAGGAAAAAATGGTGTACCTCTGAAGTCTGGGGAGTCGAGAGAGGAAGAAAAGCCAGCTGAGGTGCAGCTCTTGGTGGTCCATCTGAGCGGGTCATTTGAGGTCATCTCTGGACGCTTACACCAAAGAAAAGAACATTTTATGCCGCCTGCATTATTACAGTCCCAGTTTGATACTCTGGAGCCCCCATCACCTCCAGAAAACTTCATCCAAATCAGTGTAGACAAAAGTCTTTCAGAGATCATTGCTGTAATTATGGAAACTCTGAAAATGAAATGA
- the Idnk gene encoding putative gluconokinase isoform X2 has translation MVILNQTPLHGLGTIGASQFFSLLGWKFYDADDYHPKENRMKMEKGIPLNDQDRIPWLCNLHDILLRDVTSGQHVVLACSALKKTYRDILIRGKNGVPLKSGESREEEKPAEVQLLVVHLSGSFEVISGRLHQRKEHFMPPALLQSQFDTLEPPSPPENFIQISVDKSLSEIIAVIMETLKMK, from the exons ATGGTGATTTTGAACCagacacctctgcatggcttaggAACCATTGGAGCAAGTCAGTTTTTCTCCTTG CTGGGATGGAAATTCTATGATGCAGATGACTATCATCCAAAGGAAAATCGAATGAAGATGGAGAAAGGGATACCATTGAATGACCAG GACAGGATTCCATGGCTTTGCAATTTGCATGACATTTTACTAAG AGATGTAACCTCAGGACAGCATGTGGTTCTAGCCtgttcagccttaaagaaaacaTACAGAGACATCTTAATTCGAGGAAAAAATGGTGTACCTCTGAAGTCTGGGGAGTCGAGAGAGGAAGAAAAGCCAGCTGAGGTGCAGCTCTTGGTGGTCCATCTGAGCGGGTCATTTGAGGTCATCTCTGGACGCTTACACCAAAGAAAAGAACATTTTATGCCGCCTGCATTATTACAGTCCCAGTTTGATACTCTGGAGCCCCCATCACCTCCAGAAAACTTCATCCAAATCAGTGTAGACAAAAGTCTTTCAGAGATCATTGCTGTAATTATGGAAACTCTGAAAATGAAATGA
- the Idnk gene encoding putative gluconokinase isoform X3: MKMEKGIPLNDQDRIPWLCNLHDILLRDVTSGQHVVLACSALKKTYRDILIRGKNGVPLKSGESREEEKPAEVQLLVVHLSGSFEVISGRLHQRKEHFMPPALLQSQFDTLEPPSPPENFIQISVDKSLSEIIAVIMETLKMK; the protein is encoded by the exons ATGAAGATGGAGAAAGGGATACCATTGAATGACCAG GACAGGATTCCATGGCTTTGCAATTTGCATGACATTTTACTAAG AGATGTAACCTCAGGACAGCATGTGGTTCTAGCCtgttcagccttaaagaaaacaTACAGAGACATCTTAATTCGAGGAAAAAATGGTGTACCTCTGAAGTCTGGGGAGTCGAGAGAGGAAGAAAAGCCAGCTGAGGTGCAGCTCTTGGTGGTCCATCTGAGCGGGTCATTTGAGGTCATCTCTGGACGCTTACACCAAAGAAAAGAACATTTTATGCCGCCTGCATTATTACAGTCCCAGTTTGATACTCTGGAGCCCCCATCACCTCCAGAAAACTTCATCCAAATCAGTGTAGACAAAAGTCTTTCAGAGATCATTGCTGTAATTATGGAAACTCTGAAAATGAAATGA